A window of the Candida orthopsilosis Co 90-125, chromosome 1 draft sequence genome harbors these coding sequences:
- a CDS encoding Mdm34 transcription factor (transcription factor with zinc finger motif), giving the protein MSFKVNWDSLDTDSLAHWTKDILTNALNSGKSPNILASNITIKDLNFGKVAPDFEILEIGELDKDRFRGIFKINYHGDFHLTLHTQVQANPLNIYYSNSLETEVNYEGVQMYNDEDNSFVTPQFVMANEQFAIPLDLKLSDIKINGIGIIVFSKSKGLTLVFRNDPLDSIKVSSTFDTVQVLANFLQKQIESQIRDLFRETLPTLIHQLSLKYLSLDNHMNEFKSKLAANATPTTSTTTQTSDTDASMAFSTPAYKMLENDEDVSLVYSTKHLQKTLEFFKSRETMSLRVPKFKHIIQRSHMDKFDKNYPNLLNSLSVNNSDVRKYISSVPQALIAGGHNNSNSGSSNGNNGIPINILLDESFNKKDSLLKDISSIQANNYYKYAKDAPIKPKRRVIKLGGKKKKQQKEETEGFQESLSSEPITPTSVSSNSTLIDYERTIGTTTPSNKSVIDEIKTPEMQQQQQQQLPQRPKLQQVQKSPYSLEHPTPKKSHHHHHYHHHHPSFNNSAIYQEVIRSTQSPSLIYDKGLGTAGAGVGVGLGNTGYFNFAPQRTISTSPIRRTNSNLVGGSSAVVDKNEPKLKEKKSINHIDINKVNQRLEETLTVKQKEPKKQSHENVNVVTVDEKKRDRTSEDGYASVASAPGNFSQSDIFNNTYGQPIFTTVPPPYYYH; this is encoded by the coding sequence ATGTCATTCAAGGTTAATTGGGATTCACTAGATACTGATTCCCTCGCACACTGGACTAAAGACATCCTAACCAACGCATTAAATTCAGGTAAATCGCCCAATATACTAGCGTCaaacatcaccatcaaGGATTTAAATTTTGGTAAGGTTGCTcctgattttgaaatattggaaattggtgaattaGATAAAGATCGATTTAGAGGGATATTTAAGATTAATTATCATGGAGATTTCCATTTAACTTTGCATACACAAGTACAAGCAAACCCTTTGAATatttattattcaaattcattggaAACTGAAGTTAATTATGAAGGTGTTCAAATGtataatgatgaagataattCATTTGTTACTCCACAATTTGTTATGGCTAATGAACAATTTGCAATACCATTAGATCTAAAGTTATCAGATATAAAGATTAATGGGATTGGAATTATTgtattttccaaatcaaagGGGTTAACTCTAGTTTTTAGAAATGATCCATTGGATTCTATTAAAGTTAGTTCAACTTTTGATACGGTTCAAGTATTGGCTAACtttttacaaaaacaaattgaatcacaGATTAGAGATTTGTTTAGAGAAACTTTGCCAACCTTGATACATCAATTGTCTTTGAAGTATCTTAGTCTTGATAATCATATGAATGAGTTCAAGAGTAAACTAGCAGCTAATGCAACACCGACCACATCGACCACTACACAAACTAGTGACACCGATGCTAGTATGGCTTTTTCCACTCCAGCTTATaaaatgttggaaaatgatgaagatgtttcATTggtttattcaacaaagcaCCTACAAAAGACTCTTGAATTTTTTAAATCTCGTGAAACAATGAGTTTGAGAGTACCTAAATTCAAACATATTATACAAAGAAGTCATATggataaatttgataaGAATTATCCTAATTTACTTAACTCGTTGTCAGTGAATAATAGCGATGTCAGGAAATACATTAGTTCAGTACCCCAAGCTTTGATTGCTGGTGGTCATAATAATAGCAATAGTGGAAGCAGCAATGGTAATAATGGAATTCCTATTAATATATTATTGGATGAATCattcaataaaaaagaTAGTCTATTAAAGGATATTTCTTCTATTCAAGCTAATAATTACTATAAATATGCTAAAGATGCACCAATTAAACCAAAGAGGAGAGTGATTAAACTAGGaggaaagaagaagaaacaacaaaaggaGGAGACGGAAGGATTCCAAGAGTCATTATCATCAGAACCAATTACTCCAACTTCCGTCAGTTCAAACTCCACTTTAATTGATTATGAACGTACTATTGGTACTACGACCCCGCTGAATAAGTCAGTTATTGATGAGATCAAGACTCCAGAgatgcaacaacaacaacagcaacaactcCCACAACGTCCTAAATTACAGCAAGTTCAAAAATCACCTTATTCTTTGGAACATCCAACCCCAAAGAAATCccatcatcaccatcactatcaccatcaccatccgtctttcaacaacagcGCCATATATCAAGAAGTTATAAGATCAACTCAATCTCCATCATTAATCTATGACAAGGGGTTGGGAActgctggtgctggtgtAGGCGTGGGGTTAGGAAATACTggatatttcaattttgcacCACAACGAACCATTAGTACATCACCAATAAGAAGAACCAATAGCAATCTTGTTGGAGGATCTAGTGCAGTTGTTGACAAAAATGAGCCAAAgttgaaggagaagaagtCGATCAATCATATTGATATAAACAAAGTGAATCAAAGATTAGAAGAGACTTTGACCgtaaaacaaaaagagCCGAAAAAGCAAAGTCATGAAAATGTGAATGTTGTtactgttgatgaaaagaaaagagatAGAACCAGCGAAGATGGTTATGCTAGTGTTGCATCAGCTCCAGGTAACTTTTCACAACTggatattttcaataacacTTATGGACAACCTATTTTTACTACTGTTCCACCACCTTATTATtatcattga
- a CDS encoding Chs7 protein (protein required for wild-type chitin synthase III activity), which translates to MSFGSFDHICNKTSLPLCSVVGAVNQSSHFQRGIVPQCYARSVELANTMIFQIGNAFVHFGGLIIILIIIFNMRAKYTAIGRAEMLNLMYLLIGLIVSSLIVDCGVAPPSSATYAYFVSLQIGVASGVVVCLLYNGLLCFQFWEDGTRKSLFIMRSVVVIWFAINFIICLITFKHWDTALDFRKTTTMFVVSYVLNAILLATYVVSQIILVFFALKSWWAMGAILLGCFFFIAGQILTYVFSMQICQGASHYIDGLFFGSLCNVFTIMMIYKYWDMITDDDLEFSVANVEQVVNEFGPNSNGGVGVLYDDEKRASSVFY; encoded by the coding sequence ATGTCATTCGGCTCATTTGATCATATATGCAACAAGACCTCGCTACCTTTATGTTCAGTAGTTGGAGCAGTCAACCAATCATCCCATTTTCAACGCGGTATCGTGCCCCAATGTTATGCCCGTAGTGTTGAGTTGGCCAACACGAtgattttccaaattggtAACGCTTTTGTTCATTTTGGTGGATTAATCATCATATTAatcattattttcaatatgaGGGCGAAATATACTGCGATAGGACGAGCtgaaatgttgaatttaatGTATTTGTTAATTGGATTGATTGTCTCTAGtttaattgttgattgcGGAGTTGCGCCACCTAGTTCTGCAACATATGCTTATTTTGTCAGTTTGCAAATTGGTGTTGCTAgtggtgttgttgtatgTTTATTGTATAATGGATTAttgtgttttcaattttgggaAGATGGGACAAGAAAATCATTATTTATTATGAGActggttgttgttatttGGTTTGCTATTAATTTCATTATATGTTTGATTACGTTTAAACATTGGGACACTGCATTGGATTTCCGCAAGACAACAACTATGTTTGTTGTATCATACGTCTTGAATGCCATACTCCTTGCTACATATGTTGTTTCACAAATAATCCTTGTGttttttgctttgaaatcatGGTGGGCCATGGGAGCTATCCTTCTAGgatgtttctttttcattgcCGGACAAATCCTAACTTATGTATTTTCAATGCAAATATGCCAAGGTGCTTCACACTATATTGATGGGTTATTTTTTGGTAGTTTATGTAATGTGTTTACCATCATGATGATTTACAAGTATTGGGATATGATTAccgatgatgatttggaatttaGTGTTGCTAATGTTGAGCAAGTTGTTAATGAATTTGGTCCTAATAGCAATGGGGGCGTTGGTGTGCtttatgatgatgagaaaaGAGCATCTAGTGTTTTCTATTGA
- a CDS encoding Met7 protein (S. cerevisiae homolog MET7 has tetrahydrofolylpolyglutamate synthase activity, has role one-carbon metabolic process and localizes to), producing MSSRTYTDSINALNSLQSNFASIEAMKKLGPNVNRNELSINEVREYTSRLGYAPRDFNKLNIIHVTGTKGKGSTCAFTESILKQYQPEYISKIGLYTSPHLKSVRERIRINGQPIDKELFAKYFFEVWDKLTGTKSDPKEWPSLQPSDVVKPMYFKYLTILSFHVFLQEGVDTAIYEVGVGGTFDSTNIIEKPTVTGISALGIDHTFMLGNTIESITDNKTGIFKRGSPAFVSEQKEYPKTHELIEKRAKELGVSSLQFVHPKDLPDLELGLSGEFQKENAALAVRLADTHLKSIGVDSGLFLSGNKVESLPEKFIKGLKEVDWPGRCQIITNNPPGVTWYVDGAHTIESITASSTWFREEQLKSPSKKRVLLFNQQGRDNYAELLTTLYQTISKHDPKLAFDEVIFTPNITWSSGQYNPELLAKNTSEDAVKKLEIQHKFSELWEKLDVGKAKRSVFPDIETAVEHLKREQQELNVFVCGSLHLVGGFLVVLDNERE from the coding sequence ATGAGTTCCCGTACATACACAGATTCCATCAATGCATTAAACTCACTACAATCAAACTTTGCCTCTATTGAAGCAATGAAAAAACTAGGGCCCAATGTCAATAGAAATGAATTATCAATTAATGAAGTTCGTGAATATACTTCAAGATTAGGTTATGCTCCTAGAGATTTCAATAAACTCAATATAATTCATGTTACTGGTACAAAGGGTAAAGGATCTACTTGTGCGTTTACTGAGAGTATTTTGAAACAGTATCAACCTGAGTATATCTCCAAGATTGGTTTATATACATCAccacatttgaaatcagtTCGTGAAAGAATAAGAATCAACGGACAGCCTATAGATAAGGAGTTGTTTGCAAAATACTTTTTTGAAGTATGGGATAAACTTACAGGTACCAAATCAGACCCCAAGGAATGGCCAAGTTTACAACCTAGTGATGTAGTCAAACCCATGTACTTCAAATACTTGACAATTTTATCGTTCCATGTGTTTTTACAAGAAGGTGTTGATACTGCGATTTATGAAGTGGGTGTTGGTGGaacttttgattcaacgaatatcattgaaaaaccaACCGTTACTGGCATAAGTGCCTTGGGAATTGATCATACATTTATGTTGGgaaatacaattgaaagTATTACTGATAATAAAACtggtattttcaaaagGGGAAGCCCTGCTTTTGTTAGTGAACAAAAAGAGTATCCAAAAACACATGAACTTATTGAGAAAAGAGCAAAAGAATTGGGTGTATCTTCTTTGCAATTTGTTCACCCCAAGGATTTACcagatttggaattgggaCTTTCAggagaatttcaaaaggaaaatGCAGCATTGGCAGTAAGGTTAGCCGATACgcatttgaaatcaattggagtAGACAGTGGGCTATTTTTGAGTGGCAATAAAGTGGAATCACTCCCggaaaaattcatcaaggGGTTGAAGGAAGTTGATTGGCCAGGTAGATGTCAAATTATAACCAATAATCCACCGGGTGTAACATGGTATGTTGATGGTGCACACACTATCGAATCTATAACTGCATCTTCAACTTGGTTTAGAGAGGAACAATTGAAGTCGCCATCAAAAAAAAGAGTGCTCTTGTTTAATCAACAGGGGCGTGACAATTATGCTGAGCTATTAACTACTTTGTATCAAACTATTTCCAAACACGATCCAAAACTTGCCTTTGATGAGGTGATATTCACTCCAAATATCACCTGGTCTTCTGGACAGTACAATCCTGAATTATTAGCTAAAAACACATCTGAGGATGCAGTTAAGAAATTGGAGATTCAACACAAGTTTAGTGAGTTGTGGGAAAAATTAGATGTTGGGAAAGCGAAAAGACTGGTGTTTCCGGATATAGAAACCGCAGTGGAACATTTGAAGAGAGagcaacaagaattgaatgtGTTTGTATGTGGGTCACTACACTTAGTAGGTGGGTTTTTAGTCGTCTTGGATAATGAAAGAGAATAG
- a CDS encoding Suv3 protein (protein required for chlamydospore in C.), translating to MIGSRVLPHIRIRVKANKSFASSSFRGYSLQLRSQLIQSRFATTRQSPTSSIVQPFEGSHITNRSKLTQEDKKALSKFIANPLEKIQEKIKSKSFVYPYNYLNEETEQQLDLFESFVSSVNEQIMKIDDFDDSYLTFTEFINPNSSLLPVLINSIQNGKYPKEMLEICNLQDKNELLEHILTHVLYKDYLEYKIETTPYEKSMIDFSNPAQWFPEARKMKRKIIMHVGPTNSGKTYHSLQKLSKVKTGYYAGPLRLLAREIYERFNNQGIGCNLITGEEVIPSIDEYGRVSGLASGTIEMIPLHKKMDLCVIDEIQMIGDAQRGSVWTNAVLGVLAHEIHLCGEESAVPLIEKLVKITGDELVVKKFDRLGKLTMEKKPTSLKTLKKGDCLVVFSKRKILEYKCSIEQETKLKVGMIYGALPPEIRAQEAVRFNSGEYDVLVASDAIGMGLNLKINRIVFSGINKFNGSEVENLTTSQVKQIAGRAGRFSAEHGSKEGLVTALQRSSLLYIKECLETPIVELEKACLWPTGLVWKYYMTNYSTESPLSETLSHFINSTLNFKSELYFLADLEVKTGILEIISKDKLLKNMTIDDQLTLSETPVSIHGPMNRELVIPTVKKFFKNIVERDCKTIFDFGFLDLHLLSAKPLLNKNIKISLGNVEKLESMHKLTLLFLWLSQRFPTLFIDKKSAMELKALVEKRITEELNNIRRMNKMGRR from the coding sequence ATGATTGGATCTAGAGTACTACCGCATATACGAATACGGGTGAAGGCGAACAAGAGCTTCGCGTCGCTGCTGTTCAGAGGTTATAGTTTGCAGTTACGATCTCAGCTCATACAACTGCGGTTTGCAACTACCCGACAGAGTCCGACGTCATCTATAGTACAGCCATTTGAGGGTCTGCATATTACTAATAGGTCTAAGCTTACCCAAGAGGACAAAAAGGCGCTTCTGAAGTTTATAGCAAACCCACTAGAAAAGATACAAGAGAAGATCAAATCCAAGTCATTCGTATACCCATACAACTATCTAAATGAGGAGACAGAACAGCAATTAGACCTATTTGAAAGCTTTGTGTCCTCGGTTAATGAGcaaataatgaaaattGACGACTTTGATGACAGCTATCTCACATTTACAGAGTTTATAAATCCCAATAGCAGCCTTTTGCCTGTTCTTATAAATTCGATTCAGAACGGTAAATACCCCAAAGAGATGCTTGAGATATGCAATCTTCAAGACAAGAATGAACTATTGGAACACATTCTTACTCATGTTTTATATAAGGACTACTTAGAGTACAAGATAGAAACAACGCCCTACgaaaaatcaatgattgacttttcaaatccagCTCAGTGGTTTCCTGAAGCAAGAAAGATGAAACGTAAGATCATAATGCACGTGGGTCCTACAAATTCAGGGAAAACTTACCATTCATTGCAAAAACTTTCAAAGGTAAAGACGGGATATTACGCAGGCCCGTTGAGGTTGTTGGCGCGTGAAATTTACGAAagattcaacaaccaagGTATTGGATGCAATTTAATCACAGGTGAAGAAGTTATTCCATCAATCGATGAGTATGGAAGAGTTAGTGGTTTAGCTTCAGGGACTATTGAGATGATTCCCTTACATAAAAAAATGGATCTTTGCGTTATCGATGAAATACAAATGATTGGAGATGCGCAAAGGGGATCTGTTTGGACCAATGCAGTTTTGGGTGTGTTGGCACATGAAATTCATTTGTGTGGGGAAGAGAGTGCGGTTCCATTAATTGAGAAATTAGTTAAAATCACTGGCGATGAGTTGGTTGTAAAGAAATTTGATCGATTAGGTAAATTGACAATGGAGAAGAAACCAACTAGTTTAaagacattgaaaaagggAGATTGTTTGGTTgttttttccaaaagaaaaattttggagTACAAATGCAGTATAGAACAAgagacaaaattgaaagttggTATGATTTATGGTGCATTACCGCCCGAAATAAGAGCCCAAGAAGCTGTTAGATTCAATAGTGGCGAATACGATGTACTTGTTGCTTCCGATGCTATTGGCATGGGattgaacttgaaaattAATCGTATTGTCTTTAGTGGGATaaataaattcaatggaTCTGAAGTTGAGAATTTGACGACATCACAAGTGAAGCAGATTGCTGGGAGAGCGGGTAGGTTCAGTGCAGAGCATGGCTCAAAGGAAGGACTAGTCACTGCTTTACAACGCTCAAGCTTATTGTATATCAAGGAATGCCTTGAAACACCAATTGTGGAACTTGAAAAAGCATGTCTTTGGCCAACGGGCCTTGTGTGGAAATACTACATGACAAATTATTCTACTGAAAGCCCCTTATCTGAGACCCTTTcccatttcatcaacagcacTCTAAACTTCAAATCTGAGTTATATTTCTTAGCCGATTTGGAGGTCAAAACGGGgattttggaaattatATCAAAGGACAAGCTATTAAAAAACATGACAATTGATGATCAATTGACACTAAGTGAAACCCCCGTCTCTATTCATGGGCCCATGAATAGGGAACTAGTCATCCCTACAgtcaagaaatttttcaaaaatatagTTGAGAGAGAttgtaaaacaattttCGATTTTGGGTTTTTGGATTTACATCTCCTATCAGCAAAGCCTCTACTTAATAAGAATATCAAGATCTCCTTGggaaatgttgaaaaattggaaagtaTGCATAAGTTaacattgttgtttttgtggTTAAGTCAACGATTCCCcactttgtttattgataAAAAGTCAGCTATGGAGTTGAAGGctcttgttgaaaagagaaTTACTGAAGAGTTGAATAATATCAGGCGGATGAATAAGATGGGAAGAAGGTGA
- a CDS encoding Erg10 acetyl-CoA acetyltransferase — protein sequence MTVPPVYIVSTARTPIGSFQGGLSSLSYPELGAHAVKAALAKVPQIKPESVDEIVFGGVLQANVGQAPARQVALKAGLPETIVASTINKVCASGMKAVIIGAQNIITGSSDIVVVGGAESMSNTPYYLPSGRSGARYGDASIVDGIQKDGLLDVYSSKLMGVAAEKCAKDHSISREQQDAFAINSYKKAADATSKGKFSNEISPITIKGVRGKPDVTISEDEEVKNFNEAKVKAARTVFQKENGTVTAPNASKLNDGGAALILVSEAKLKELGLKPLAKIIGWGEAARAPIDFTIAPSLAIPKALKHANISQDKVDFFELNEAFSVVGVANCQICNIPQERVNAYGGAVAMGHPLGCSGARIIITLISVLSQEGGKIGCAGVCNGGGGASSIVIEKVEHDTKL from the coding sequence ATGACGGTTCCTCCAGTATACATTGTTTCCACTGCTCGTACCCCAATCGGTTCATTTCAAGGTGGTTTGTCATCATTAAGTTATCCTGAATTGGGTGCTCACGCTGTAAAAGCTGCATTGGCTAAAGTACCACAAATTAAACCAGAaagtgttgatgaaattgtctTTGGTGGAGTTTTACAAGCTAATGTTGGTCAAGCACCAGCTAGACAAGTTGCCTTGAAGGCCGGTTTACCAGAAACCATTGTTGCTTCTACCATTAACAAAGTCTGTGCGTCAGGAATGAAGGCAGTTATCATTGGGGCTCAAAACATCATCACTGGAAGCAGTGATATTGTCGTTGTTGGAGGTGCCGAGTCTATGAGTAATACTCCATACTACTTGCCAAGTGGTAGAAGTGGTGCCAGATACGGAGATGCATCTATCGTTGATGGTATCCAAAAGGATGGTTTGTTGGATGTCTACAGCTCTAAGTTGATGGGTGTTGCCGCTGAAAAATGTGCCAAAGaccattcaatttcaagagaACAACAAGATGCATTTGCCATCAACTCATACAAGAAGGCTGCCGATGCTACGTCCAAGGGAAAATTCAGTAATGAAATTAGTCCAATTACCATCAAAGGTGTCAGAGGTAAGCCAGATGTCACTATTAgcgaagatgaagaagttaAGAACTTCAACGAAGCTAAAGTCAAGGCAGCAAGAActgtatttcaaaaagaaaatggtACCGTTACCGCTCCAAATGCATCCAAATTGAACGATGGTGGTGCagcattgattttggtttctGAAGCtaaattgaaggaattgGGATTGAAACCATTGGCCAAGATTATCGGTTGGGGTGAAGCCGCAAGAgctccaattgatttcaccaTTGCTCCATCATTGGCTATTCCAAAAGCTTTGAAACATGCCAACATTTCACaagataaagttgatttctttgaattgaatgaagcTTTCTcagttgttggtgttgccaattgtcaaatttgcaacattCCACAAGAAAGAGTTAATGCATATGGTGGTGCTGTTGCCATGGGCCATCCATTGGGTTGTTCAGGTGCTAGAATTATTATTACTTTGATTTCCGTTTTGTCACAAGAAGGTGGAAAGATTGGTTGTGCTGGTGTATGTAATGGTGGAGGTGGTGCCTCATCTATTGTTATTGAGAAAGTTGAGCACGATACTAAATTATAG
- a CDS encoding Mrpl16 protein (S. cerevisiae homolog MRPL16 is structural constituent of mitochondrial large ribosomal subunit) has translation MFTSISKNTSAVTSIFKRFKHEYAPRFREVEKAQKGRVSVRTGGSIKGNSLEFGKIGLRLKSRGLRMSANQLLAADKVLRRELRPTKSKLFTRFVCDLAVCIKGNQTRMGKGKGPFDHWATRIPTGKVLFEIDGGIHDKVAREALRKAADKLPGLYEIITPESKVRVSMTDLIDKPEKINYVEKLNAQPSKKWSNIQEFKTNPMYKLYSGR, from the coding sequence ATGTTTACCAGTATATCAAAAAACACCCTGGCCGTAACCTCAATATTCAAGCGTTTCAAGCATGAGTATGCCCCCAGATTCAGAGAAGTTGAGAAAGCACAAAAGGGACGAGTTTCAGTAAGGACCGGTGGTTCAATCAAAGGGAACAGTTTAGaatttggtaaaattgGATTAAGATTGAAATCGCGCGGATTGAGAATGAGTGCCAACCAACTACTCGCAGCTGACAAAGTCTTGCGTCGTGAGTTACGTCccacaaaatcaaaacttttcaCTCGTTTTGTATGTGATTTAGCCGTTTGTATAAAGggaaatcaaacaagaatgGGTAAAGGTAAAGGCCCATTTGATCATTGGGCAACTAGAATCCCCACGGGAAAAGtgctttttgaaatcgaCGGTGGCATTCATGATAAAGTGGCTAGGGAAGCATTGCGTAAAGCAGCCGATAAGTTACCTGGATTATATGAGATTATAACCCCAGAATCGAAAGTTAGAGTTAGTATGactgatttgattgataagCCCGAAAAGATTAattatgttgaaaaattgaatgctCAACCAAGTAAGAAATGGAGTAATATTCAAGAATTCAAGACCAATCCTATGTACAAGTTGTACAGTGGGAGGTAA
- a CDS encoding Hgt8 hypothetical proteinigh-affinity glucose transporter (member of the major facilitator superfamily) yields MSQPSTHTDAASSSRTEHSPTHEIEEKYENQEEVPQDLEKDEQHSSHELAKKPMSAYIGVCFMCVLIAFGGFVFGFDTGTISGFVNMTDFKSRFGQQKSDGTYYFSNVRTGLIIAMFNAGCAVGAIFLSKAADLWGRRLAIMMAMVIYIVGIIVQISSSDKWYQIMIGRIFTGLAVGTLSVVCPLFISETSPKHLRGTLVCCFQLMITMGIFLGYCTTYGTKESYSDSRQWRIPLGLCFAWALLLAGGMVNMPESPRYLIGRDKIEKAKASLARTNKVSEEDPALLREARLIQAGVERERLAGKAGWMTLITGKPRIFERVVVGALCQALQQLTGNNYFFYYSTTIFQAIGLDDSFQTSIIIGVINFASTFLGIYLIEKMGRRSCLLYGSVAMSICFLIYSLIGTQSLYVDGPDGPTRQPSGRALIFITCLFIFFFASTWAGGVYSIVSELYPLKVRSKAIGVASAANWIFGFLISFFTSFITQSIHFYYGFVFFGCLVFSIFFAYFMVYETKGLSLEDVDELYQSGIPAWKSPSWTPPSEEEMATSTGYAAYSKPQNEHVNDDELVESNSH; encoded by the coding sequence ATGTCACAACCATCGACGCATACAGACGCTGCTTCTTCATCTCGAACAGAACATTCCCCCACACACGAAATAGAAGAGAAATATGAAAATCAAGAGGAAGTGCCTCAAGATCTTGAAAAGGACGAACAACATAGTTCCCATGAATTGGCCAAGAAACCAATGAGCGCATATATTGGAGTTTGTTTTATGTGTGTGCTTATAGCTTTTGGTGGGTTTGTTTTCGGATTCGATACTGGTACAATTTCTGGTTTTGTTAACATGACTGACTTTAAGAGCAGATTTGGTCAACAAAAATCTGATGGTACATACTACTTCTCAAACGTTAGAACTGGTTTGATTATTGCTATGTTTAATGCTGGATGTGCCGTGGGAGCAATTTTCCTTTCAAAGGCAGCTGACTTATGGGGAAGAAGATTAGCTATTATGATGGCCATGGTGATTTACATTGTTGGTATTATTGTACAAATTTCGTCTTCAGATAAGTGGTATCAGATTATGATTGGAAGAATCTTTACTGGTCTTGCTGTTGGTACTTTATCTGTTGTTTGCCCATTGTTTATTTCAGAAACTTCACCCAAGCATTTGAGAGGTACTTTAGTTTGCTGTTTCCAGTTGATGATCACAATGGGTATCTTTTTAGGATACTGTACCACATACGGTACAAAGGAGAGTTATTCCGACTCAAGACAATGGAGAATCCCATTGGGTTTATGTTTTGCTTGGGCTTTGCTCTTAGCTGGTGGTATGGTCAATATGCCTGAATCTCCTCGTTATCTTATCGGTAgagacaaaattgaaaaggcTAAAGCATCATTGGCAAGAACAAATAAAGTATCTGAAGAGGATCCAGCTTTATTAAGAGAAGCTAGATTGATTCAAGCTGGTgttgaaagagaaagattAGCAGGAAAAGCCGGCTGGATGACTTTAATCACGGGTAAACCAagaatttttgaaagagttgttgttggtgctcTTTGTCAAgctttgcaacaattgacaGGTAACAACTACTTCTTCTACTATAGTACCACCATTTTCCAAGCTATAGGTTTAGACGATTCGTTTCAAACTTCAATCATTATTGGTGTTATCAACTTTGCTTCCACTTTCTTGGGTATTTacttgattgaaaagatGGGTAGAAGAAGTTGTTTGTTGTATGGTTCAGTAGCCATGTCAATCTGCTTCTTGATCTATTCATTGATTGGTACTCAAAGTCTTTACGTTGATGGTCCAGATGGACCAACTAGACAGCCATCGGGAAGAGCATTGATTTTCATCACATGtcttttcattttcttctttgctTCCACTTGGGCTGGTGGTGTTTACTCCATTGTTTCAGAATTGTACCCATTGAAGGTAAGATCCAAGGCTATTGGTGTTGCTAGTGCAGCAAATTGgatttttggatttttgatttcattcTTTACTTCATTCATTACCCAATCGATCCACTTCTACTATggatttgttttctttggaTGTTTGGTATTCTCAATCTTTTTCGCTTACTTTATGGTTTACGAAACAAAGGGACTTAGTTTGGAAGATGTTGACGAATTGTATCAAAGCGGCATACCAGCTTGGAAATCTCCTAGTTGGACTCCACCATCGGAAGAAGAAATGGCCACTTCAACAGGTTACGCTGCTTATTCCAAGCCACAAAATGAACatgtcaatgatgatgaactTGTTGAAAGCAACAGTCATTAG